A genomic stretch from Hoplias malabaricus isolate fHopMal1 chromosome 4, fHopMal1.hap1, whole genome shotgun sequence includes:
- the LOC136694249 gene encoding zinc finger protein 502-like gives MLRSGGIKCEDVEDRISSSQEIPLDTPHTHTSDRKTQTSKHKRKTYDCVECGKNFMRPSNLQDHMYIHTGEKPYHCSECGKSFMRPTNLQDHMYIHTGEKRYRCSECGKSFTQQGHLQTHQRIHTGEKPYRCSECGMSFTHQSSLRGHRRIHTGEKPYSCSECGKNFTQQSSLCYHQRIHTGEKLYHCSECGMSFTQKSNFHKHRRVHTGEKPYYCSECGKSFTQQASLKTHQRIHTGEKPYQCSECGKSFTEQGSLSKHQRIHTGEKPYQCSECGKHFTQQGSLQKHQRIHTGEKPYQCSECGKSFTEQGSLQNHQRIHTGEKPYHCSECGKCFTQQASLQKHQRIHTGEKPFHCSECGKSFTERRYLQKHLCVHTE, from the coding sequence ATGTTAAGATCAGGAGGGATTAAATGTGAGGATGTTGAGGACCGAATctccagttctcaggaaatACCATTGGATActccccacactcacacatctgacagaaaaactcagacaagtaaacacaaacggAAAACTTATGATTGTGTAGAGTGTGGGAAGAATTTTATGAGACCAAGTAATCTCCAAGATCACatgtacattcacacaggagagaaaccgtatcactgttcagagtgtgggaagagttttatgAGACCCACTAATCTCCAAGATCACatgtacattcacacaggagagaaaaggTATCGCTGTtcggagtgtgggaagagttttactcaacagggtcatctccaaacccaccagcgcattcacacaggagaaaaaccgtatcgctgttcagagtgtgggatgagttttactcaCCAGAGCTCGCTCAGAGGACATcggcgcattcacacaggagagaaaccatattctTGCTCGGAGTGTGGGAAGAATTTTACTCAACAGAGTTCCCTCTGTTACCACCAGCggattcacacaggagagaaattgtatcactgttcagagtgtgggatgagttttactcaAAAGAGTAATTTCCACAAACACAGGCGtgttcacactggagagaaaccgtattattgttcagagtgtgggaaaagttttactcaacaggctagtctcaaaacacaccaacgcattcacacaggagagaaaccatatcaatgttcagagtgtgggaagagttttactgaacagggaaGTCTTTCAAaacatcagcgcattcacacaggagagaaaccgtatcaatgttcagagtgtgggaaacattttactcaacagggtagtctccaaaaacaccagcgcattcacacaggagagaaaccgtatcagtgttcagagtgtgggaagagttttactgaacagggtagtctccaaaatcatcagcgcattcacacaggagagaaaccgtatcactgttcagagtgtgggaagtgttttactcaacaggctagtctccaaaaacaccagcgcattcacacaggagagaaaccctttcactgttcagagtgtgggaagagttttactgaacggAGGTATCTCCAGAAACATCTCTGTGTTCACACAGAATGA